Proteins encoded in a region of the Canis lupus familiaris isolate Mischka breed German Shepherd chromosome 1, alternate assembly UU_Cfam_GSD_1.0, whole genome shotgun sequence genome:
- the CCN2 gene encoding CCN family member 2: MSAAGLGPVRGAFLLLLALCGRPAAGQDCGGQCPCAAAPAPRCPAGVSLVLDGCGCCRVCAKQLGELCTERDPCDPHKGLFCDFGSPANRKIGVCTAKDGAPCVFGGTVYRSGESFQSSCKYQCTCLDGAVGCVPLCSMDVRLPSPDCPFPRRVKLPGKCCEEWVCDEPKDHTVVGPALAAYRLEDTFGPDPTMIRANCLVQTTEWSACSKTCGMGISTRVTNDNAFCRLEKQSRLCMVRPCEADLEENIKKGKKCIRTPKIAKPVKFELSGCTSVKTYRAKFCGVCTDGRCCTPHRTTTLPVEFKCPDGEVMKKNMMFIKTCACHYNCPGDNDIFESLYYRKMYGDMA; this comes from the exons ATGTCTGCAGCCGGCCTGGGCCCAGTCCGCGGcgccttcctgctcctgctcgcCCTCTGCGGCCGG CCTGCGGCCGGCCAGGACTGCGGCGGCCAGTGCCCGTGTGCGGCCGCGCCGGCGCCGAGGTGCCCGGCCGGCGTCAGTCTCGTGCTGGACGGCTGCGGCTGCTGCCGTGTGTGCGCCAAGCAGCTGGGCGAGCTGTGCACGGAGCGCGACCCCTGCGACCCGCACAAGGGCCTCTTTTGCGACTTCGGCTCCCCGGCCAACCGCAAGATCGGCGTGTGCACGG cTAAAGACGGGGCCCCCTGCGTCTTCGGAGGAACTGTGTACCGGAGCGGAGAGTCCTTCCAGAGCAGCTGCAAGTACCAGTGCACCTGCCTGGACGGGGCGGTGGGCTGCGTGCCCCTGTGCAGCATGGACGTCCGCTTGCCCAGCCCCGACTGCCCCTTCCCGCGGAGGGTCAAGCTGCCCGGGAAATGCTGCGAGGAGTGGGTGTGCGACGAGCCCAAGGATCACACGGTGGTTGGCCCTGCCCTGGCCG CTTACCGACTGGAAGACACGTTTGGCCCAGACCCAACTATGATTCGGGCCAACTGCCTGGTCCAGACCACAGAGTGGAGTGCCTGTTCCAAGACCTGTGGGATGGGCATCTCCACCCGCGTTACCAATGACAACGCCTTCTGCAGGCTGGAGAAGCAGAGCCGCCTCTGCATGGTCAGGCCTTGTGAAGCTGACCTGGAAGAGAACATTAAG AAGGGCAAAAAGTGCATCCGTACCCCCAAAATCGCCAAGCCTGTCAAGTTTGAGCTTTCTGGTTGTACCAGCGTGAAGACATACCGGGCTAAGTTCTGTGGAGTATGCACAGATGGCCGTTGCTGCACTCCCCACAGAACCACCACGCTTCCTGTAGAGTTCAAGTGCCCTGACGGAGAGGTCATGAAGAAGAATATGATGTTCATCAAGACCTGTGCCTGCCATTATAACTGTCCTGGAGACAATGACATCTTTGAGTCACTGTACTACAGGAAGATGTATGGAGACATGGCATAA